TTGCAACTCCTGCCACTAATTCCTACTCCGACACGGGTCTTTCTCCATCAACTCTGTATTCATATGCCATCTCTGCATACGATGCGGCGGGGAATGTGTCTGCGCAATCTACGAGCGCGAGCGCGACGACGCAGGCATCAGAAGGAGGAATTAATTGCGATCTTTCCACACTTCAGTCAGCGATAACAGCTGCTCAACGAGGAGCGACCATTACCTGCAACGCCGGAAGCTGGACATGGAATGGAACGCTTTCAATTACAAAAGGCATTATTCTCAAGGGCGCCGGATCTGGTAATACTGTAGTAACTCGCGCCGGTGAACTTATTAATATTACCCCCGATACAACCGCGATAGCCAACGAGGAGATTATCCGCGTCGAAGGTTTTACATTGGATGGAAGTAATTCAGCATTAAATCTAATTACGGTAAGAGGTTCAAGCCCCACCAACACGAAACCATTCAAAAATTTGGCGATTGGAAACAACACTTTTCGCAACACGGGCACTGTCACTTCTGGTTCCGGAGCAATCTCGACAATGGGCCAGGTTCGAGGAGTCATCTTCAACAATGTATTTGATCGCGTAAATGTTGTGTTGAAAATCTTAGGCAATGATGATACGACTGAATGGTCAAACGGCAATTTTCCGTTTGCTTATGGCAACTCTGATAACCTGTTTTTTGAAGATAATACCATCCAGTATTCGTCATCATTTAGCGGGCAAGACCCGGGCTGGACCGAAACAGGGCAAGGGAGCAGGTTGGCTGTGCGTTACAACTCATGGAATATGGCTAATGCTCCGCAATTGGAACTATGGGACATTCATGGATTCCAAAATTGGCCCGGAGGCCAGACTGGAACAATGATTTCAGAATATTATGGAAACACAGTTGCTAACGCCAAAGGTTATCGTTGGATAGGCCACAGAGGAAGCTGGGGATTGTTCTTCAACAATATAATTACCGGCACCGGCGGCATGAGCATTGAGGCGAATGTCTACTCCTGCACATCGGATGTTCCTGGGGCAACCGGCGTCTATAAAGTCGAAGTCAACAATACTTATGTGTTCAATAACACTAACAATGGTACGGCTCAGAATATGGGCATAGGCGCTACTGGCGGAGGGTGCGGGGTTAACGAGAATGATGAATTTTATAACTACAATTCCTCCTTTAACGGTACCACGGGTATCGGCAGAGGAACTGTCGCTCCTACTGGTAGTTGTACCACTGGTGTTGGCTATTGGAAGGCAAATACGCCAACGCCTACGACCAATTCCAGTACTATTCAATCTGGAACATTATATAAATGCACCTCTCCTAATACATGGACACCATATTACACTCCCTATGCCTATCCTCACCCTCTGGTTTCCGGTGGCACTATCCCTTCCGACACAACCCCGCCAACCATTTCTATTACATCACCAACTTCTGGTTCAACCGTATCGGGCACCATTACCGCTTCTGCCTCAGCTTCAGACAATGTGGGCGTCGCTGGAGTTCAATTCCTGCTTGATGGCGCGAACCTCGGAGCAGAGGATACCACCGCTCCCTATTCAGTTTCTTGGAACACAGCTCAATCATCAAACGGTTCTCATAGCTTAACCGCCCGAGCCAGAGATGCAGCCGGCAATCAGACGACTTCAGCTGTGGTTTCGGTGACTGTTTCGAATGTGGCATCCGTATTCGTGATCGGCGACCGCGTTCAGACAACCTCGAACTTGAACATCCGGGCCACTCCCACCACAGCAGGAACCCTCCTCGGCACCCAGGCAACGGGAAATCTCGGTACCGTAATCGGTGGCCCCATCTCTGCCGACGGGTTCAACTGGTGGAATGTGAACTACGACAACGCGCCAGACGGCTGGAGCGTGGAAGACTTCCTCATGAAAACAACCTCTACCACTGCCACGTTATTCTATGTACGATCTGGCGCCACCGGCAACGGTTCAGGCTTGGACTGGACGAATGCTTGTACGGACTTCACGGGAAGCTGCGCGGTCTCGTCCCTTGTGCGGGGCGGCACCTACTACGTTGGGTCAGGAACCTACGCCTCACGAACCTTCAACAAGGCCACATCTGGAACTCTCGTCATTACCATCAAGGGCGCGACGATTGCCGACCACGGTACGGATACTGGCTGGGTCAGCACTTATTCCGTGAGTGCAGCCGATGGCGGGTCGCAGGCCCAGTTTACATTTACTGGTA
This Candidatus Brocadiia bacterium DNA region includes the following protein-coding sequences:
- a CDS encoding Ig-like domain-containing protein produces the protein ATPATNSYSDTGLSPSTLYSYAISAYDAAGNVSAQSTSASATTQASEGGINCDLSTLQSAITAAQRGATITCNAGSWTWNGTLSITKGIILKGAGSGNTVVTRAGELINITPDTTAIANEEIIRVEGFTLDGSNSALNLITVRGSSPTNTKPFKNLAIGNNTFRNTGTVTSGSGAISTMGQVRGVIFNNVFDRVNVVLKILGNDDTTEWSNGNFPFAYGNSDNLFFEDNTIQYSSSFSGQDPGWTETGQGSRLAVRYNSWNMANAPQLELWDIHGFQNWPGGQTGTMISEYYGNTVANAKGYRWIGHRGSWGLFFNNIITGTGGMSIEANVYSCTSDVPGATGVYKVEVNNTYVFNNTNNGTAQNMGIGATGGGCGVNENDEFYNYNSSFNGTTGIGRGTVAPTGSCTTGVGYWKANTPTPTTNSSTIQSGTLYKCTSPNTWTPYYTPYAYPHPLVSGGTIPSDTTPPTISITSPTSGSTVSGTITASASASDNVGVAGVQFLLDGANLGAEDTTAPYSVSWNTAQSSNGSHSLTARARDAAGNQTTSAVVSVTVSNVASVFVIGDRVQTTSNLNIRATPTTAGTLLGTQATGNLGTVIGGPISADGFNWWNVNYDNAPDGWSVEDFLMKTTSTTATLFYVRSGATGNGSGLDWTNACTDFTGSCAVSSLVRGGTYYVGSGTYASRTFNKATSGTLVITIKGATIADHGTDTGWVSTYSVSAADGGSQAQFTFTGTNAVTIGSSYWVFDGAVGSGGTSTNYGFLMKQPSSCSADPQYYLAVNGTNTTNVTVKHIAVVSCGPSFDVQQNGITVGCGSCYVTNSTFANSYISGGGKSWQVTNMANSIIENSYSENQWSSSAHHGETISVNQCHSSESGGCSSAFTQGQGTINDTFRNNIIKNCRGTACIAALDPLTASSMPGWKIYGNVFVDVNTGNGVIGTGTSATHYIKDAKVYQNTFINSGGKIFFPCGSACGDATGNEFKNNVLYDSSSVLSGGTIDYSNNSYFNPTDTPPPQTGIQTGTGDPFVNSAGGNYHLVAATNPGISLSAPYNIDFDGITRGADGVWDRGAYEFVGATSSTKFSLNDR